One Pseudostreptobacillus hongkongensis genomic window, TCTACATTCTTATATTATCATAAACAATATACAAAATAGTAATATTATAATCATATTTGCCATAAAAAATATAACCTAGAACATAAGGATATACATAATCTATTATTTTAAATATTTTATAAATAATTTAGATAATCTTCTTTTTTTACTTTTAATTTCATACTATTATATATTAAAAAACATATATCTCAAAACATTTTTATAATCTTTAGTTTATTGATATATGTTTTCTATATTAATCTATTAAACTTAAGAAATGTTTAAATCCATTTCTTCCAATTTCATTATTTTTATATACTCCACAATCTTCAAGAACTTTTTCAAATGTAGATCCAACTACTTTTTGAATTAATTCATCTAAGAAATATTCATCTTTTATCATACCATCTGTAAAGTTTTCTTTTACCCAGTCTATATGTTTTTGTAAATCAGTATTTTCATTCATCATTTCAATAGTTTCATTTATATCTCTAGTACTCATGAATAATTGATCTAACTCTTCCATTTCATGTTTTAAACGCCCTGGAAGTACTGCAAGACCCATAACTTCTATAAGACCTATATTTTCTTTTTTTATAGAATGGTGTATCTCATGTGGATGGAATATACCTAAAGGATATTCTTCAGTTGTTCTATTATTTCTTAAAACTAAATCCATTTCTATTTTATTTTCTTTGAATCTAACTATAGGTGTTATTGTATTATGTCTAGTATCATCAGTATGAGATATTATATCATTTTCATAATCTGAATGATTTATCCATTTTTGTAAAATTTTATCTGCAAGATCTAATAAATTTTCTTTTTCATTTTTATCTGCTCTAAGTCTTACAACAGATAAAGGCCAATTTAATATACCTGCTTCTATATTTGGATAATTCTTAAATTCTATTTTACTTGAAATTGTTGCATCATCCATAGCAAATTTATGTTTACCTGCTTGAAAATGATCATGAGATAATATAGATCCTCCAACTATAGGTAAATCTGCATTTGAACCTATAAAGTAATGAGGGAATAACTCAACAAATTCTATTAATCTTCTAAATCCACTCTTATCAATTTTCATTTCTCTAATATTTCCAGAAAATACTATAGAATGTTCATTATAGTAAATATATGGTGAATATTGGAAGAACCATTCTTCGTTAGTTAAATCAAGTTTTATTATTCTATGATTTTGTCTACCTGGATGATTAAGTCTTCCACTATACCCTTCATTTTCTTTACATAAAAGAGATTTAGGATATTTAGGTTTAGGCATAGTCTTA contains:
- a CDS encoding UDP-glucose--hexose-1-phosphate uridylyltransferase, with product MNIYEQVEKIILFGIKNEMIEGIDEILVRNKVLEVLELDEYPEFTEIEREKFISEIENMEYPVEILDNITKWAGENGRLKEDILVFHDLLNSKIMGQILPRTSHITNEFWKRYEKDKALATDYFYSLSKKSNYIRTDRIAKNMSYTYESKYGPLEITINLSKPEKDPKEIALAKTMPKPKYPKSLLCKENEGYSGRLNHPGRQNHRIIKLDLTNEEWFFQYSPYIYYNEHSIVFSGNIREMKIDKSGFRRLIEFVELFPHYFIGSNADLPIVGGSILSHDHFQAGKHKFAMDDATISSKIEFKNYPNIEAGILNWPLSVVRLRADKNEKENLLDLADKILQKWINHSDYENDIISHTDDTRHNTITPIVRFKENKIEMDLVLRNNRTTEEYPLGIFHPHEIHHSIKKENIGLIEVMGLAVLPGRLKHEMEELDQLFMSTRDINETIEMMNENTDLQKHIDWVKENFTDGMIKDEYFLDELIQKVVGSTFEKVLEDCGVYKNNEIGRNGFKHFLSLID